The following proteins are encoded in a genomic region of Notolabrus celidotus isolate fNotCel1 chromosome 19, fNotCel1.pri, whole genome shotgun sequence:
- the acads gene encoding short-chain specific acyl-CoA dehydrogenase, mitochondrial, with protein MAALFKARRALGLCVSGCRSFSQLAELPDTHQLLRQTCRDFADRELTPIAAQLDRDHSFPAQQVQELGAMGVMAMEVPEELGGAGMDYLAYSLAMEEISRGCASTGCVVSVNNSLYIGPILKFGSEEQKVEWITPFTTGEKVGCFALSEPGNGSDAGAASTTARQDGDEWILNGTKAWITNSWDASATVVFATTDKKLKHKGISAFLVPMPSPGLSLGKKEDKLGIRATSTANIILEDCRVPLGNMLGPRGAGFKIAMQTLDSGRIGIAGQALGIAQASLDCAADYAHKRTAFGAPIGKMQAVQFKLADMNMAIESARLLTWKAALLKDANKPFTKEAAMAKLSASEAATFCAHQAIQVLGGMGYVSDMPAERHYRDARITEIYEGTSEIQRLVIAGQLLKEYQP; from the exons atGGCTGCACTGTTTAAAGCACGGAGAG ctctgggtttgtgtgtcagtggatGTCGGAGCTTCTCTCAGCTGGCGGAGTTACCGGACACTCACCAGCTCCTCAGGCAGACCTGCAGAGACTTCGCCGACAGAGAGCTGACCCCCATCGCTGCTCAACTAGACCGGGATCATTCTTTCCCGGCccaacag GTTCAGGAGCTGGGGGCGATGGGCGTGATGGCCATGGAGGTCCCAGAGGAGCTGGGTGGAGCAGGGATGGACTATCTGGCGTACAGTCTGGCGATGGAGGAGATCAGCAGAGGCTGTGCCAGTACAGGATGTGTGGTGTCCGTGAACAAT TCGCTCTACATCGGGCCCATCCTGAAGTTCGGTTCAGAAGAGCAGAAGGTGGAGTGGATCACACCGTTCACCACGGGAGAGAAGGTGGGCTGCTTCGCCCTCAGCGAGCCAG GTAACGGCAGTGACGCAGGTGCAGCCTCCACGACAGCCCgtcaggacggagacgagtggATCCTGAATGGAACCAAAGCCTGGATCACAAACAGCTGGGACGCCTCGGCCACCGTCGTGTTCGCCACTACAGACAAGAAGCTCAAACACAAG GGTATCAGCGCCTTCCTGGTCCCGATGCCCAGCCCGGGTCTCTCTCTGGGGAAGAAGGAGGACAAGCTGGGCATCAGAGCGACATCCACGGCTAACATCATCCTGGAGGACTGCAGGGTGCCGCTGGGAAACATGCTGGGTCCACGAGGGGCTGGATTCAAGATCGCCATG CAAACCCTGGACAGTGGGAGGATCGGCATCGCGGGTCAGGCTCTCGGTATCGCTCAGGCCTCTCTGGACTGTGCCGCGGACTACGCACACAAACGCACCGCGTTCGGAGCGCCCATCGGGAAGATGCAGGCGGTGCAG TTCAAACTGGCCGACATGAATATGGCGATAGAGAGCGCTCGTCTCCTCACCTGGAAGGCTGCTCTTCTCAAGGATGCAAACAAACCCTTCACCAAG gagGCCGCCATGGCTAAACTGTCAGCGTCTGAAGCCGCCACGTTCTGCGCCCATCAG GCGATCCAGGTTCTGGGTGGGATGGGTTACGTGTCGGACATGCCCGCCGAGAGGCACTACCGCGACGCTCGCATCACTGAGATCTACGAGGGCACCAGTGAGATCCAGAGACTGGTGATCGCCGGCCAGTTACTGAAGGAGTACCAACCATAG